The Xanthomonas fragariae genome has a segment encoding these proteins:
- the dut gene encoding dUTP diphosphatase: MSTSTRSLQVKLLDPRFGDLWPLPAYATECSAGMDLRAALEAPMTLEPGDAALIPSGIAIHLSDPQVCAVILPRSGLGHRHGIVLGNGTGLIDADYQGPLLISTWNRGRAAFTIEPGDRIAQLVILPIVRVGLQVVDTFLDSARGAGGFGHTGVR, encoded by the coding sequence ATGAGCACCTCAACCCGGTCCTTGCAGGTGAAGTTGCTCGACCCACGCTTCGGTGACCTGTGGCCGCTACCGGCCTACGCCACCGAATGCAGCGCCGGCATGGACCTGCGCGCCGCGCTGGAAGCGCCGATGACGCTGGAGCCTGGCGATGCCGCCCTGATTCCCAGCGGCATCGCGATTCATTTGTCCGATCCGCAGGTGTGCGCGGTGATCCTGCCGCGCTCCGGCCTGGGCCATCGCCACGGCATCGTGCTCGGCAACGGCACCGGCCTGATCGATGCCGATTACCAGGGCCCGCTGTTGATCAGCACCTGGAATCGCGGCCGCGCCGCCTTCACCATCGAGCCGGGCGATCGCATTGCACAGCTAGTGATCCTGCCGATCGTGCGCGTGGGCTTGCAAGTGGTGGATACTTTCCTCGACAGCGCGCGGGGAGCGGGTGGGTTCGGCCACACCGGCGTGCGCTGA
- the coaBC gene encoding bifunctional phosphopantothenoylcysteine decarboxylase/phosphopantothenate--cysteine ligase CoaBC yields MIGSTQARPLDGQRLLLCVGGGIAAYKSLELVRRLRDAGAQVQVAMTSGAQQFVTPLSFQALSGQPTRTTLWDSAAEQAMGHIELARWADQVILAPATADLLARLAHGLADDLVTTLCLATTAPLTVAPAMNHRMWLHPATQANVATLSARGVRVVGPDDGPLAEGESGPGRLAEPAAIIAALAVGAASGSVAQVGPKSATARAFVPSSAQLDGLRIVISAGPTFEDLDPVRYMGNRSSGKMGYALAAAAARQGADVVLVSGPVHQTTPAGVQRIDVRSAAQMHDAVLGAFPADIYIGAAAVADYTPKRVVAQKIKKTGQTLTLELVRTPDILSEVASQTGALKLVVGFAAETHDVEHYARSKLVAKRLDLIIANQVGIEGGGFESDNNAATAYWQGGQCTFPSSSKTALADQLLALIAERLQA; encoded by the coding sequence GTGATCGGCTCCACTCAGGCCCGCCCCCTGGACGGACAGCGCTTGCTGCTGTGCGTCGGCGGAGGCATCGCCGCTTACAAATCGCTCGAACTGGTCCGTCGCCTGCGCGACGCCGGTGCGCAGGTGCAGGTCGCCATGACCAGCGGCGCACAACAGTTCGTCACCCCGCTCAGCTTCCAGGCACTGTCCGGGCAACCCACCCGCACCACGCTGTGGGACAGCGCCGCCGAGCAGGCGATGGGGCATATCGAACTGGCCCGCTGGGCCGATCAGGTGATCCTCGCTCCGGCCACCGCCGACCTGCTGGCGCGTCTGGCGCATGGCCTGGCCGACGATCTGGTCACCACGCTATGCCTGGCCACCACCGCGCCGCTGACCGTGGCCCCGGCGATGAACCACCGCATGTGGCTGCATCCGGCCACGCAGGCGAATGTGGCGACCCTGTCCGCACGCGGCGTGCGCGTGGTCGGCCCGGACGATGGCCCGCTGGCCGAAGGCGAATCCGGTCCTGGCCGACTGGCCGAGCCGGCGGCGATCATTGCCGCCCTGGCCGTCGGTGCTGCTAGCGGCAGCGTTGCGCAGGTCGGCCCCAAGAGCGCAACTGCGCGGGCCTTCGTGCCCAGCAGCGCGCAGTTGGATGGCTTGCGCATCGTGATCAGCGCCGGCCCCACCTTCGAAGACCTGGACCCGGTGCGCTACATGGGCAACCGCAGCAGCGGCAAGATGGGCTACGCGCTGGCCGCCGCCGCTGCGCGCCAGGGCGCCGATGTGGTGCTGGTCAGCGGGCCGGTGCATCAAACCACCCCGGCAGGCGTGCAGCGGATCGATGTGCGCTCGGCCGCGCAGATGCACGATGCGGTGCTGGGCGCGTTCCCGGCCGACATCTACATCGGTGCTGCTGCAGTGGCCGACTACACTCCCAAGCGGGTGGTCGCGCAGAAGATCAAGAAGACCGGCCAGACGCTGACCCTGGAACTGGTGCGCACCCCGGACATTCTTTCGGAGGTCGCTTCGCAGACCGGCGCGCTGAAACTGGTGGTCGGTTTTGCCGCCGAAACGCACGATGTGGAGCACTATGCACGTAGCAAGCTGGTGGCCAAGCGGCTGGATCTGATCATCGCCAACCAAGTGGGGATCGAAGGCGGCGGCTTCGAAAGCGACAACAACGCTGCGACTGCGTATTGGCAGGGTGGCCAGTGCACGTTCCCCAGTAGCAGCAAGACCGCATTGGCCGATCAACTGCTGGCCCTGATCGCAGAGAGATTGCAGGCATGA
- the radC gene encoding RadC family protein, translating into MHIHDWPTHERPREKLLARGAAALSDAELLAIFVGSGLRGQDAVQTARDLLHRHGPLRLLLDRPASALVRLPGLGPASACKLNAAMELANRHLMSDLERGEVLSDPSSVGRYFSQQLRARAYEVFAVLFLDNRHRAIAFEELFTGTIDGADIHPREVVRRALLHNAAAVIVGHNHPSGNPEPSEADRAVTHRLLQGLDLVDIRLLDHFVIGDGRPVSLAERGWLE; encoded by the coding sequence ATGCATATTCACGACTGGCCCACCCACGAACGCCCGCGCGAGAAACTTCTGGCGCGCGGGGCCGCTGCTTTGTCCGATGCCGAGCTGTTGGCGATCTTTGTCGGCTCGGGCCTGCGCGGCCAGGACGCCGTGCAGACCGCGCGCGATCTGCTGCATCGCCACGGCCCGCTGCGCTTGCTGCTGGATCGCCCGGCCTCGGCCTTGGTGCGTCTGCCGGGCCTGGGGCCGGCCTCGGCGTGCAAGCTCAACGCGGCGATGGAACTGGCCAATCGCCATCTGATGAGCGATCTGGAACGCGGCGAGGTGCTCAGCGACCCGTCCAGCGTGGGCCGCTATTTCTCGCAGCAGCTGCGCGCACGTGCCTACGAAGTGTTCGCGGTGCTATTCCTGGACAACCGCCATCGCGCAATCGCCTTCGAAGAACTGTTCACCGGCACCATTGATGGCGCCGACATCCATCCACGCGAAGTGGTGCGGCGGGCGCTCCTGCACAACGCGGCAGCAGTGATCGTCGGGCACAACCATCCGTCCGGCAATCCGGAGCCGTCCGAGGCAGACCGCGCGGTCACCCACCGCCTGCTGCAGGGGCTGGACCTGGTGGATATCCGCCTGCTCGACCACTTCGTGATCGGCGATGGCCGCCCGGTGTCGCTGGCCGAGCGCGGCTGGCTAGAATGA
- the argS gene encoding arginine--tRNA ligase — MKSQLRALIGQGIEALRADGTLPAGTLPPDFVVERPKTREHGDFATNAAMLLAKPARSNPRAFAQALVAALPASDDVAKVEIAGPGFINFHLATTAYQREVAHVIKQGRNYGRGLAGNGRSVGVEYVSANPTGPLHVGHGRAAAIGDSLARVLDANGWNVKREFYYNDAGVQIENLALSVQARAQGLTPDSAGWPENGYRGDYIADVANAYLAGDSVDLEGHLVAGTRDPADLESIRRFAVAYLRNEQNQDLAAFRVDFDLYFLESSLYKDGKVEEAVQKLIDSGHTYEEGGALWLKSTDFGDDKDRVMRKSDGTYTYFVPDVAYHLTKWQRGYERAITELGADHHGSLTRVRAGLQAMELGIPQGWPEYVLHQMVTVMRGGEEVKLSKRAGSYVTLRDLIEETSADAVRWFLIARKPDSQLTFDIDLARAQSNDNPVFYVQYAHARVCSVLRQAQEKGYKYDQANGLAELARLDEEHSLNVMLELSRYPEVVEIAGQALEPYQIAQYLRELAHAFHTWYHNTKLLVDDPAERDAKLTLAVATQQVLLNGLELLGVSAPEKM; from the coding sequence GTGAAATCCCAACTCCGCGCACTGATCGGCCAAGGCATTGAAGCCTTGCGCGCCGACGGCACTTTACCTGCCGGCACCCTGCCGCCGGATTTCGTGGTCGAGCGACCCAAGACGCGCGAGCACGGCGACTTCGCTACCAACGCGGCAATGCTGCTGGCCAAGCCGGCGCGCAGCAACCCGCGCGCATTCGCTCAGGCGCTGGTAGCCGCATTGCCGGCCAGCGACGACGTGGCCAAGGTAGAAATCGCCGGCCCGGGCTTCATCAATTTCCATCTGGCCACGACCGCGTATCAGCGCGAAGTGGCGCATGTGATCAAGCAGGGTCGCAACTACGGTCGCGGGTTGGCCGGCAACGGACGCTCGGTGGGTGTGGAATACGTCTCGGCCAATCCGACCGGCCCGCTGCATGTTGGCCACGGCCGTGCAGCGGCGATCGGCGACAGCTTGGCGCGCGTGCTAGATGCCAACGGTTGGAACGTCAAGCGCGAGTTCTATTACAACGATGCCGGCGTGCAGATCGAGAATCTGGCGTTGTCGGTGCAGGCACGCGCGCAGGGGCTCACCCCCGACAGCGCCGGCTGGCCGGAGAATGGCTACCGCGGCGACTACATCGCCGATGTGGCCAACGCTTATCTGGCCGGCGACAGCGTCGACCTGGAAGGCCATCTGGTCGCTGGCACCCGGGATCCGGCAGACCTGGAATCGATCCGCCGCTTCGCCGTGGCCTATCTGCGCAACGAGCAAAACCAGGACCTGGCTGCGTTCCGCGTCGATTTCGATCTCTATTTCCTCGAAAGTTCGTTGTACAAGGACGGCAAGGTCGAGGAGGCCGTGCAAAAGCTGATCGACTCCGGCCATACCTACGAGGAAGGCGGCGCGTTGTGGTTGAAGTCCACCGACTTCGGCGACGACAAGGACCGCGTGATGCGCAAGTCCGACGGCACCTACACCTACTTCGTGCCGGACGTGGCCTATCACCTGACCAAGTGGCAGCGCGGCTATGAGCGCGCCATCACCGAACTGGGCGCCGACCACCACGGTTCGCTGACGCGCGTGCGCGCCGGCCTACAGGCGATGGAGCTGGGCATCCCACAGGGCTGGCCGGAGTACGTACTGCACCAGATGGTCACAGTGATGCGCGGCGGCGAGGAAGTGAAACTGTCCAAGCGTGCCGGTAGCTACGTCACCTTGCGCGATCTGATCGAAGAAACCAGTGCCGATGCGGTGCGCTGGTTCCTGATCGCGCGCAAGCCCGATTCGCAGCTCACCTTCGATATCGATCTGGCCCGTGCGCAGAGCAACGACAACCCGGTGTTCTACGTGCAGTACGCGCATGCGCGCGTGTGCAGCGTGCTGCGTCAGGCGCAGGAAAAGGGCTACAAGTACGACCAGGCCAATGGTTTGGCCGAGCTCGCACGCCTGGACGAGGAGCATTCGCTCAACGTGATGCTGGAGCTGTCGCGCTACCCGGAAGTGGTCGAAATCGCAGGTCAAGCGCTGGAGCCGTACCAGATCGCGCAGTACCTGCGTGAATTGGCGCATGCCTTCCACACGTGGTATCACAACACCAAACTGCTGGTGGACGATCCCGCAGAGCGCGACGCCAAGCTCACTCTCGCCGTCGCCACGCAACAGGTGCTCTTAAACGGCCTGGAATTGCTCGGCGTCAGCGCTCCGGAAAAGATGTAA
- a CDS encoding SPOR domain-containing protein, giving the protein MAARRGKSQARRNTSNGTPGWVWLVAGAAIAAVIFLAAPNLFKKDGDGFLRMGPRANPDAQPEPVADADVDTPAELPKPRAQPSKQQVKPGNAQTQYDFYTLLPGKEVQMSDAELAASARAEEAARARAALEGKPVAPAHGASGAAATPAAGVPVPLNETLANAPKPLTETVPARPAATPAPSSTAALTPPAAATPRPAVAATTAANAAPAMADNSRYILQAGAFGASGDAESTKAKLAMMGLAARVESAEISGRTVYRVRMGPYGSAGELAAAKQKLTGNGLPAIAIKAQ; this is encoded by the coding sequence ATGGCAGCACGACGTGGTAAGAGTCAGGCACGACGCAACACCAGCAATGGCACCCCTGGTTGGGTCTGGTTGGTGGCGGGCGCTGCGATTGCGGCAGTGATTTTCCTGGCCGCACCCAACCTGTTCAAAAAGGACGGCGACGGCTTCCTGCGCATGGGCCCGCGCGCAAACCCCGATGCGCAGCCCGAGCCGGTGGCCGATGCCGATGTGGATACGCCAGCCGAGCTGCCCAAGCCCAGAGCGCAGCCGTCCAAGCAGCAAGTCAAGCCCGGCAATGCGCAGACCCAGTACGACTTCTACACCTTGCTGCCCGGTAAGGAAGTGCAGATGTCCGATGCCGAACTGGCCGCCAGCGCGCGTGCCGAGGAAGCAGCGCGTGCGCGTGCGGCATTGGAAGGCAAGCCGGTCGCGCCCGCACACGGTGCCAGCGGGGCTGCGGCCACGCCTGCCGCCGGCGTGCCGGTGCCGTTGAACGAAACCCTAGCCAACGCGCCCAAGCCGTTGACGGAAACCGTACCAGCCCGCCCGGCCGCAACACCGGCACCGTCCAGCACTGCAGCACTCACACCGCCAGCGGCCGCAACACCAAGGCCAGCTGTGGCTGCGACCACTGCAGCGAATGCCGCACCAGCGATGGCAGACAACAGCCGCTACATCCTGCAAGCCGGCGCGTTTGGCGCTTCCGGCGATGCCGAGTCGACCAAGGCCAAGCTGGCGATGATGGGCCTGGCGGCGCGCGTGGAATCGGCCGAAATCAGCGGCAGGACGGTTTACCGCGTGCGCATGGGGCCGTATGGCAGTGCTGGCGAACTTGCCGCGGCCAAGCAAAAACTGACCGGCAACGGGCTGCCCGCCATCGCCATCAAGGCGCAATAA
- a CDS encoding SDR family NAD(P)-dependent oxidoreductase, with protein MSKTVLITGATSGFGSAAVRRFAAAGWKVTATGRRAERLDALAAELPAGQVHTAAFDMRDAQALSAAIDALPAAFADVDVLVNNAGLALGTAPAQQADLAQWQQMIDTNVTALVTLTHRLLPALIERRGAIINIASVAATYPYTGGNVYGGTKAFVQQFSLGLRADLHGTGVRVTSIEPGMAETEFTLVRTGGNQTASDTLYRGATPMTAEDIAEQIFYVASLPAHLNINRLEIMPVTQSFAGFQVARDAQ; from the coding sequence ATGTCCAAGACTGTTCTGATCACCGGTGCCACCTCTGGATTCGGCAGCGCCGCCGTGCGCCGTTTTGCTGCCGCCGGCTGGAAGGTCACCGCCACCGGTCGCCGCGCCGAGCGCCTGGATGCGCTGGCCGCTGAACTGCCCGCAGGCCAGGTGCACACCGCCGCCTTCGACATGCGCGATGCGCAGGCCTTGTCGGCAGCGATCGACGCACTGCCAGCCGCGTTCGCCGACGTCGACGTGCTGGTCAACAATGCCGGCCTGGCGCTGGGCACCGCGCCCGCGCAGCAAGCCGACCTGGCGCAGTGGCAGCAGATGATCGACACCAACGTCACCGCGCTGGTCACCCTTACCCACCGCCTGTTACCCGCGCTGATCGAACGCCGTGGCGCGATCATCAACATCGCCTCGGTGGCAGCGACCTATCCGTACACCGGCGGCAATGTCTACGGAGGCACCAAGGCATTCGTGCAACAGTTTTCGCTGGGCTTGCGCGCGGATCTGCACGGCACCGGCGTGCGCGTGACCTCGATCGAACCGGGCATGGCCGAAACCGAATTCACCCTGGTGCGCACCGGCGGCAACCAGACCGCCTCCGACACGCTGTACCGCGGTGCCACCCCGATGACTGCCGAAGACATCGCCGAGCAGATCTTCTACGTTGCCAGCCTGCCGGCGCATCTGAATATCAATCGGCTGGAAATCATGCCGGTGACGCAATCGTTTGCCGGCTTTCAGGTAGCCCGCGACGCGCAGTAA
- a CDS encoding glycosyltransferase, which translates to MPESISSPAPNRPVVIAVLGTQGDVRPIVALGRGLQERGYPVRVLTSSNFEALIRANGLEFFPLSGDHRKLLQGNPDVAEMRGSRRAVWNIWRTHLLMWARDWAAQGRAACADAGLIVGVGSVSFLAHSLGQAYGVPMVFAHLQPLTVSRHLPLMVAPNLRLPGLVSVALQHMARFAGWSLMRPVLNELVRPALGLTAYPWNGPDRSAMRVLYGYSTHLCPRPPDWPESVQICGFWQLPQPQWQPPAELQAFLKAGPPPLYIGFGSMTSSDSAQLTATVKAAVRLTGQRALLASGWGGLSTDEAAAEDDADRFFYLEQAPHDWLFPRVAVAVHHGGAGTTGAALVAGISSVVLPFGYDQPFWAHCLAQRGAAPPALERAGLQPQTLADALRQASAPAMRDAARVLGQRIGEEDGVSRAVDQLEAWHLLEPPAVAPVAPAACIEQHAVS; encoded by the coding sequence ATGCCTGAGTCCATCTCCAGCCCGGCACCCAACCGCCCGGTGGTGATTGCCGTCCTGGGCACGCAAGGCGATGTGCGGCCGATCGTCGCCTTGGGCCGCGGTCTGCAGGAGCGCGGGTATCCGGTGCGGGTACTGACCAGCAGTAATTTCGAAGCGCTGATCCGCGCCAACGGGCTGGAATTTTTCCCCCTCAGCGGCGATCACCGGAAACTGCTGCAGGGCAACCCGGATGTGGCCGAGATGCGTGGTTCCCGGCGGGCAGTCTGGAATATCTGGCGCACGCACTTGCTGATGTGGGCGCGCGACTGGGCCGCGCAGGGCCGCGCAGCTTGTGCGGATGCAGGGTTGATTGTCGGCGTAGGCAGTGTGAGTTTCCTGGCGCATAGCCTAGGTCAGGCCTATGGTGTGCCGATGGTGTTTGCGCATTTGCAGCCTCTGACTGTCTCGCGCCATCTGCCATTGATGGTGGCGCCCAACCTGCGCCTGCCCGGACTGGTAAGCGTGGCCTTGCAGCACATGGCCCGCTTTGCCGGCTGGTCTCTGATGCGTCCAGTGCTCAACGAGCTCGTGCGCCCGGCACTTGGATTAACGGCATATCCGTGGAATGGCCCCGATCGCAGCGCGATGCGGGTGCTGTACGGCTACAGCACGCACTTATGCCCGCGTCCGCCGGATTGGCCGGAGAGCGTGCAGATCTGTGGCTTTTGGCAACTGCCGCAGCCGCAGTGGCAACCGCCAGCTGAGTTGCAGGCGTTCCTGAAGGCCGGGCCGCCGCCGCTGTATATCGGCTTCGGCAGCATGACCAGCAGCGATTCCGCGCAGCTCACTGCAACAGTCAAAGCAGCGGTGCGTCTGACTGGGCAACGTGCATTGCTGGCCAGTGGATGGGGCGGCCTGTCGACCGATGAGGCCGCTGCCGAAGATGATGCCGATCGCTTCTTCTATCTGGAACAGGCACCGCACGATTGGTTGTTTCCGCGCGTGGCGGTGGCTGTGCATCACGGTGGCGCCGGCACCACCGGCGCGGCGCTGGTGGCGGGGATTTCATCGGTGGTGCTGCCGTTCGGCTACGACCAACCGTTCTGGGCGCATTGCCTGGCCCAGCGCGGCGCCGCACCACCGGCGCTCGAACGGGCGGGGCTGCAGCCGCAAACCTTGGCCGATGCCTTGCGTCAGGCGAGCGCACCGGCCATGCGTGATGCGGCACGCGTACTCGGCCAGCGTATCGGCGAGGAAGATGGGGTGAGCAGGGCAGTCGATCAGCTGGAAGCATGGCACTTGCTGGAGCCGCCGGCTGTAGCGCCGGTGGCACCGGCCGCATGCATCGAGCAGCACGCTGTGTCATGA
- a CDS encoding non-ribosomal peptide synthetase, whose protein sequence is MHTDASPVFPLTKAQRGLWLGSKLYTDNTLMLSEALELFGPLDPHVLLRSSLQITRELDTLRLCIVEQGGMPVQVVLPEYPGTMPYFNVADDPTPLNAAKYWIDEQIRKPEDLLNGPLWHCALFRLGEDHHLWVQYMSHLVMDGYTTAMVAQRLAVLYSADLAGTEPDPADYASATELVALEQQYRDSDRYQRDGAYWMQQLADLPPPATLARLSNYEIAGSLRGTGDFSARQILQLRGLGKRYAVSLPQMLIALVAAYYYRNTGADDLVFAMPVSARINARYRKTPGMVANVVYIRLKMQPEQPIHALFTQVSSVVKHALRHQQYRFEDVRRDMGIFGGEQKIARLAVNIEAFDYTLRFGDAYAVPHNLSNGPADDLTIFCYERGDGAALRFDLDANPALYDSDELAEHCRRLTHLAEAVLADPECALGEVDVLGDAERQRLLYTWNNTAGPLPESATLLHGMLERAELMPAEVVVQYDNRTLDYATLCELASRIAAQWVADGVRPGDVVAIALPRSEQLLVALLAVMWSGAAYLPLDPESPAERNRHMLSDSGAIALVCEPALCERYLLGGMVWLDPRPAVLPAAIAPLATPDGTAYVLYTSGSTGAPKGVEISHRNLFNFLHAMDQELALRPRDRVLAVTTITFDIAGLELYLPLLVGARVVIAPAGITHDPLSLSRLIAHEKISVVQATPSLWRILLANQDLALDSIHALVGGEVLVPKLAAQLLSRAGRLTQLYGPTETTIWSTIMPLQLTDAAAPPIGRPLLNTRVYVLDAQLQPLPTGAVGELYIGGAGVAKGYRGKRQLTSERFLRDPFAGDGSSMYRTGDRVRQRRDGLLEFIGRADAQLKIRGHRVEPAEIENALLQHSQVAQAVVVGHSDGGNNALQLLAYVVGKHGNTPSTELLRAHLQQHLPASMIPTLWVPLSALPLTSNGKLDRRALPSPGVLPRRARVAPRDALEHQLAAMLQEMLGIEVVGVDDNFFDLGGDSLRAAQMIARFPQMFGVELPLGTLFNAPTIAGLAEAIKHRTQVTNDPLSVLLPLREGTAGTTPLFCIHPVFGLGWSYLTLLGQLDPQWPVYALQSPALSDSQHRLESIEAIARDYLSRLRTVQPQGPYRLIGWSLGGLIAHAITAELHALGEEVELLAMLDSYPYLEQAASLPESESVRASVHALGLTLAHDQPMPTTVAELASLLCDHYRLTEVQAVRQLLEQRPTLLEDMGGATQYHLQLARRHRPKPLDQDVLFVEASVRMTSAGDEKVWVDYRPQVWSPYVRNLHLHALDCDHHSMLSPAHSATLSKLLHAATAQAWQQRNGSIATASDGVAEYA, encoded by the coding sequence GACGAACAGATCCGCAAGCCTGAGGATTTGCTCAATGGGCCGCTTTGGCATTGCGCATTGTTCCGTCTTGGGGAGGACCATCATCTGTGGGTGCAATACATGAGCCACTTGGTGATGGATGGTTACACCACCGCCATGGTGGCGCAGCGCTTGGCGGTGCTTTACAGTGCCGACCTTGCCGGGACTGAGCCAGATCCTGCCGATTATGCCAGTGCGACTGAATTGGTTGCCTTGGAGCAGCAGTATCGCGACTCGGATCGCTATCAGCGCGACGGTGCTTATTGGATGCAGCAACTTGCCGATCTGCCGCCGCCTGCAACCCTTGCGCGGCTGAGCAATTATGAAATTGCCGGCTCGTTGCGCGGTACCGGTGATTTCTCTGCACGCCAGATCTTGCAATTGCGTGGGTTAGGCAAGCGCTACGCCGTCAGCTTGCCGCAGATGCTGATTGCGCTAGTGGCTGCTTACTACTATCGCAACACCGGAGCCGACGACCTGGTATTTGCCATGCCGGTGAGCGCGCGTATCAATGCGCGTTATCGGAAAACACCGGGAATGGTGGCCAATGTGGTCTACATCCGCTTGAAGATGCAGCCAGAGCAGCCGATCCACGCACTGTTCACGCAGGTCTCTTCAGTGGTCAAGCATGCATTGCGCCATCAGCAATACCGTTTCGAGGATGTGCGTCGCGACATGGGAATTTTCGGGGGAGAGCAGAAGATCGCGCGTCTTGCGGTCAATATCGAGGCCTTCGACTACACCTTGCGCTTCGGCGATGCGTACGCGGTGCCGCATAACCTTTCCAACGGCCCTGCCGATGACCTGACCATTTTCTGCTACGAGCGTGGCGATGGCGCTGCGCTGCGCTTCGATCTGGATGCCAATCCGGCGTTGTACGACAGCGACGAGCTGGCCGAACACTGCCGCCGTCTGACCCATCTGGCCGAAGCGGTGCTGGCCGATCCGGAATGCGCACTGGGTGAGGTCGACGTGCTGGGCGATGCGGAACGCCAGCGTCTGCTGTACACCTGGAACAACACCGCTGGGCCGTTGCCGGAATCGGCCACACTGTTGCACGGCATGCTGGAGCGCGCCGAGCTGATGCCGGCTGAAGTGGTGGTGCAATACGACAATCGTACGCTGGATTACGCCACCCTGTGCGAACTGGCCTCGCGCATCGCCGCGCAATGGGTGGCCGATGGCGTACGTCCCGGCGATGTGGTCGCCATCGCGTTGCCGCGCAGCGAGCAATTGCTGGTGGCGTTGCTGGCGGTGATGTGGAGCGGGGCGGCGTATCTGCCGCTGGACCCGGAGAGCCCGGCCGAACGCAACCGGCATATGCTCAGCGATTCCGGTGCCATTGCGCTGGTGTGCGAGCCGGCATTGTGCGAGCGCTATCTGCTCGGCGGCATGGTCTGGCTGGATCCGCGTCCGGCAGTGTTGCCGGCGGCGATCGCACCGCTCGCCACCCCCGATGGCACCGCCTACGTGTTGTACACCTCCGGTTCGACCGGCGCGCCCAAGGGCGTGGAGATCAGCCATCGCAACCTGTTCAACTTTCTGCATGCGATGGACCAAGAGCTGGCGCTGCGGCCGCGCGACCGCGTGTTGGCGGTCACCACCATTACCTTCGATATCGCCGGGCTGGAGTTGTATCTGCCGTTGCTGGTGGGCGCGCGCGTAGTCATCGCGCCGGCGGGCATTACCCATGATCCACTTAGCCTGTCGCGTTTGATCGCACATGAGAAGATAAGCGTGGTGCAGGCCACACCGTCGCTGTGGCGCATCCTGCTGGCTAACCAGGATCTAGCGCTGGACAGCATCCACGCGTTGGTCGGCGGCGAAGTCCTGGTGCCGAAACTGGCGGCCCAGTTGCTGAGCCGGGCAGGGCGCCTGACCCAGTTGTACGGGCCGACCGAAACCACGATCTGGTCGACCATTATGCCGTTGCAGTTGACCGACGCGGCGGCACCGCCGATCGGCAGGCCGCTGCTCAACACGCGCGTGTACGTGCTCGATGCGCAGCTGCAACCGTTGCCGACAGGCGCGGTGGGCGAGTTGTACATCGGCGGCGCAGGCGTAGCCAAGGGCTATCGCGGCAAACGCCAGCTCACCAGCGAACGCTTCCTGCGCGACCCGTTCGCGGGCGACGGCAGCAGCATGTACCGCACCGGCGACCGCGTGCGTCAGCGCCGCGACGGCCTGTTGGAATTCATCGGCCGCGCAGATGCGCAATTGAAGATCCGCGGCCACCGCGTGGAGCCTGCCGAAATCGAGAACGCCCTGTTGCAGCATTCGCAGGTGGCGCAGGCGGTGGTGGTCGGCCATAGCGATGGCGGCAACAACGCGCTGCAGCTGCTGGCGTACGTGGTGGGCAAGCATGGCAACACGCCATCGACCGAGCTGCTGCGCGCGCATCTGCAGCAGCACCTGCCAGCGTCGATGATTCCCACCTTGTGGGTGCCGTTGTCGGCCTTGCCGTTGACATCCAATGGCAAACTGGATCGCCGCGCATTACCGTCACCTGGCGTCTTGCCGCGCCGTGCGCGCGTTGCCCCGCGCGATGCGCTCGAACACCAACTGGCCGCGATGTTGCAGGAGATGTTGGGCATCGAGGTGGTGGGCGTGGACGACAATTTCTTCGACCTCGGCGGCGACTCGCTGCGTGCAGCGCAAATGATCGCGCGTTTCCCACAGATGTTCGGTGTCGAACTGCCGCTGGGCACGCTGTTCAACGCCCCGACGATTGCAGGCCTGGCCGAGGCGATCAAGCACAGGACGCAGGTCACTAACGATCCATTGAGCGTGCTGCTGCCACTGCGTGAAGGCACTGCAGGCACCACGCCGCTGTTCTGCATCCATCCGGTGTTCGGCCTGGGCTGGTCGTATCTCACCTTGCTCGGCCAGCTGGATCCGCAGTGGCCGGTGTATGCGCTGCAGTCGCCCGCCTTGAGCGACTCGCAGCATCGTCTGGAAAGCATCGAGGCGATCGCCCGCGATTACCTGTCGCGCCTGCGCACGGTGCAGCCGCAGGGACCGTATCGGTTGATCGGCTGGTCGCTGGGCGGCCTGATCGCCCACGCCATCACTGCCGAACTGCATGCGCTTGGCGAAGAAGTCGAACTGCTGGCGATGCTCGACAGCTACCCGTATCTGGAACAGGCCGCGTCGCTGCCGGAGTCCGAAAGCGTGCGCGCCTCGGTGCATGCGCTGGGCCTGACCCTGGCCCACGACCAACCGATGCCGACCACGGTAGCCGAGCTGGCCAGCCTGCTGTGCGATCACTATAGGCTGACCGAGGTGCAGGCGGTGCGCCAGCTGCTCGAGCAACGCCCCACGCTGCTGGAAGATATGGGTGGGGCCACCCAATATCACCTGCAGCTGGCACGGCGTCACCGGCCCAAACCGCTGGATCAGGATGTGTTGTTCGTCGAAGCGAGCGTGCGCATGACCTCCGCCGGAGACGAGAAGGTGTGGGTGGACTACCGGCCGCAGGTGTGGTCCCCGTATGTGCGCAACCTGCATTTACACGCCCTGGACTGCGACCACCATTCGATGCTCTCGCCCGCGCACTCGGCCACGCTCAGTAAGTTGCTGCATGCAGCTACCGCGCAAGCCTGGCAACAACGCAACGGCAGCATCGCCACAGCCAGCGATGGAGTAGCCGAATATGCCTGA